One Malus domestica chromosome 11, GDT2T_hap1 genomic region harbors:
- the LOC103413389 gene encoding protein SLOW WALKER 1-like — MAEPQISKTFPVKPKHKPKPRSPKQSPESKYWSSFKTKQIPDLISAITSLTFSPNAPHSFAAAHSASLILYNPLNQFSPTATISAFRDVVSSASFRCDGLLVAAADLSGLVQVFDVKTRNPLRKLKSHTRPARFVKYPASDKLHLVSGGDDAIVKYWDVAGETPISDLLGHKDYVRCGDCSPVSSDMFVTGSYDHTVKLWDVRVRDSGSVMEVNHGKPVEDVIFLPSGGLIATAGGDSVKIWDLMAGGKMVYSMESHNKTVTSICVAKIGKDSGEEAQQYRILSVALDGYMKVFDYSKMKVTHSMRFPAPLMSVGFSPDCMTRVIGTSNGMIYAGRRKYKEGAGGGSDEELDRPLSKYEKREKRLKALGDAGGLGPVMEEPQIRVLRPSNFRYFHRGQGEKPSERDYVVMRPKKVKLAEHDKLLKKFRHKDALVSVLRGKNPENAVAVMEELVARNKLLKCVLNLDSEELELLLKFLQKHLTVPSYSGLLMGLTKKVLEMRTEDIKASEALKGHIRNLKRSVEEEIRIQQSLQEMQGIISPLLRITGRR; from the coding sequence ATGGCGGAACCACAAATCTCCAAGACCTTCCCTGTGAAACCCAAGCACAAGCCTAAGCCCCGAAGTCCCAAACAATCCCCCGAATCCAAATACTGGTCCTCCTTCAAAACCAAGCAAATCCCTGACCTCATCTCCGCCATCACCTCCCTCACCTTCTCCCCCAACGCCCCACACTCTTTCGCCGCCGCCCACTCCGCCTCCCTCATTCTCTACAACCCCCTAAACCAATTCTCCCCCACCGCCACCATCTCCGCCTTCCGCGACGTCGTTTCTTCAGCCTCATTCCGCTGCGATGGCCTCCTCGTCGCCGCCGCCGACCTCTCTGGCCTCGTCCAGGTCTTCGATGTCAAAACCCGAAACCCGCTTCGGAAACTTAAATCCCACACGCGCCCAGCTCGGTTCGTCAAATACCCAGCTTCTGACAAGCTCCATTTGGTCTCCGGCGGCGACGATGCCATTGTCAAGTACTGGGACGTCGCCGGCGAGACTCCGATTTCCGACTTGCTCGGCCACAAGGACTACGTGCGGTGCGGGGATTGCTCGCCGGTCAGTTCGGATATGTTTGTTACTGGGTCTTATGATCACACGGTGAAGCTTTGGGATGTGAGGGTTAGAGATTCGGGGTCGGTGATGGAGGTGAATCACGGAAAGCCGGTGGAGGACGTGATTTTCTTGCCATCCGGTGGGTTAATTGCGACGGCTGGCGGCGATTCCGTGAAGATATGGGATTTGATGGCAGGTGGGAAAATGGTGTATTCAATGGAGAGCCACAATAAGACTGTGACTTCGATTTGCGTCGCGAAAATCGGAAAGGACAGCGGGGAGGAGGCGCAGCAATACAGGATTTTGAGTGTGGCATTGGATGGTTACATGAAGGTGTTTGATTATTCAAAGATGAAGGTCACTCACTCAATGCGGTTCCCTGCGCCGCTAATGTCGGTAGGGTTTTCGCCCGATTGTATGACGAGGGTGATTGGAACTTCGAACGGGATGATCTATGCCGGGAGGAGGAAGTACAAGGAAGGCGCAGGGGGCGGTTCTGATGAGGAGCTAGATAGGCCGCTTTCGAAGTATGAGAAGAGGGAGAAAAGGTTGAAGGCCTTAGGGGATGCTGGGGGTTTGGGACCTGTGATGGAGGAACCGCAGATTCGGGTTTTAAGGCCTTCGAATTTTCGGTATTTCCATAGAGGGCAAGGGGAGAAGCCGTCCGAGCGGGACTATGTGGTAATGAGGCCAAAGAAAGTGAAATTGGCCGAGCATGACAAGCTATTGAAGAAGTTTAGGCACAAGGATGCTCTGGTGTCTGTCTTGCGCGGCAAGAATCCGGAGAATGCCGTGGCGGTGATGGAGGAATTGGTGGCGAGGAATAAACTGCTGAAATGCgtgttgaatttggattcggAGGAGCTGGAATTGCTGCTCAAGTTCTTGCAGAAGCACTTGACCGTGCCAAGTTACTCGGGGTTGTTGATGGGGTTGACAAAGAAGGTTCTTGAGATGAGGACTGAGGACATTAAAGCTTCCGAAGCGTTGAAGGGCCATATTCGAAACCTTAAACGGTCTGTTGAGGAGGAAATTCGGATACAACAGTCGTTGCAGGAGATGCAGGGTATAATTTCTCCTCTGTTGAGAATTActggaagaagatga